Proteins encoded in a region of the Acidobacteriota bacterium genome:
- a CDS encoding VWA domain-containing protein — protein MDNKQTLTDLAKHLSRLPADKRRAAVEVSAALAGVSLRVSRDFVEAVPKAAKLLSAEDLRAWGELGRRVAMGNADLGSKFFEMGVERLSAVPAASRQNVFQICTRQLVLSSSVALETYNFIPELAEQIKDSDFLSAVLTLAVDIANRSAKHSAEFLKSSPAVAQAVAEIGNRSKSLDKEITDAIISLASTFAARTGGMAADLWAHLPDALEGLDRDAAVRLATQAAKMLEHGGSVTLHFLTAGSTVLRTDARVFDDWCSVLKRIAPQGNAVHIAFLRATPKFFSQIAAVKLEGADDGSIKTAALRRVLGRIGEIAETDAESALAAFRSSAATLRTVSLDQFEEWIENGLVQFRDESVKARRSYFALETRQSNDQLQQTRSGLHLEAVQHVLRLYIEALTGREVEIAPQSAMPQESRIGDGKTIYLPNAIAEFDTEEKDFRLYKVLAAYGAGQIEFGTFAKDTTELKAAFTDLADLYSATAEQIDAFSLAGYIEDVQKGERALTDEEISAEIKRKRTALPKNSDYRAVLNIFPEPRLARRVFTTMENARIDGLLRRNYRGLRKDLDLMQAFLQKSRPFIFDVPYPQVPFELLFQITLCGGATDDARSFYGQIVSEIETVVESYVRGTHAKDAKPPTVADSLFATSRVYNLFQNITPEQVQEAESEEPDEKSDFAYEDKLAEEAITEDKAKRDERPQTMQDLRDLFNAWNSDEEDGEPDDLQGSEAWSSNEMPEIPLEPGDEAFAYDEWDRELSDYRVGWSRVIEKRVKQGDRTFVELARSRYRGVISSIRHQFQLMKPENLTKINRELDGEDYDLNALVDFVIDRKADGRQSENIYTKRLRRQRDVAVSLLLDQSSSTARTITRNPLQPYTYPGRRIIEIEKEGLVLMSEALEAVGDVYSINGFTSEGRRNVKFYVVKDFDEKYSAETERRIGGITFQNNTRLGAAIRHAAHKLLRQENRTKLLLILTDGRPYDHDYGDARYAREDVREALIEAKTNGITPFCITIDRESEAELRDLYGDVGYTIIDDVLSLPERMPNIYRRLTS, from the coding sequence TTGGACAACAAGCAGACGCTGACCGACCTTGCGAAGCATCTCTCGCGGCTTCCGGCCGATAAGCGTCGGGCGGCGGTTGAGGTCAGTGCTGCGCTTGCGGGCGTTAGCCTTCGCGTCAGCCGTGATTTTGTCGAAGCGGTTCCCAAAGCGGCGAAGCTGCTATCGGCGGAAGACCTCAGAGCCTGGGGCGAGCTCGGCCGCCGCGTTGCGATGGGCAATGCGGATCTCGGGTCAAAGTTTTTTGAAATGGGAGTCGAACGGCTGTCGGCAGTGCCCGCCGCCTCTCGCCAAAACGTTTTTCAGATCTGCACTCGGCAGTTGGTTCTTTCAAGCTCGGTCGCCCTCGAGACCTACAACTTCATTCCGGAGCTCGCCGAGCAGATAAAAGATTCGGACTTTCTTTCCGCAGTGTTGACGCTCGCCGTAGATATTGCAAACCGGTCGGCAAAGCACAGTGCGGAGTTTCTAAAGAGTTCACCTGCGGTCGCGCAAGCGGTCGCAGAGATCGGCAATCGATCCAAGTCGCTCGATAAGGAGATAACCGATGCGATCATCTCGCTTGCCTCGACCTTTGCGGCGCGCACCGGCGGAATGGCTGCCGACCTTTGGGCTCATCTGCCGGATGCACTCGAGGGGCTCGATCGTGACGCAGCTGTTCGGCTCGCAACTCAGGCCGCGAAGATGCTGGAGCACGGCGGGAGCGTAACGCTGCATTTTCTTACGGCCGGAAGCACCGTTTTGAGGACAGATGCCAGGGTATTCGACGATTGGTGCTCGGTGCTCAAGCGGATCGCGCCGCAGGGAAACGCCGTCCATATCGCATTTCTCCGTGCCACGCCGAAATTCTTTTCACAGATCGCCGCCGTCAAGCTCGAGGGCGCCGATGACGGCAGCATCAAGACCGCCGCACTTCGGCGAGTTCTGGGCCGTATCGGCGAGATAGCAGAGACGGATGCCGAGAGCGCTCTCGCTGCATTTCGTTCGTCCGCCGCGACGCTTCGAACGGTTTCTTTGGATCAATTTGAAGAGTGGATCGAAAACGGCCTCGTTCAGTTTCGTGACGAAAGTGTAAAGGCACGGCGAAGCTACTTCGCTCTCGAAACCCGACAATCCAACGACCAGCTTCAGCAGACCCGGTCGGGCCTTCATCTTGAGGCGGTTCAGCACGTGCTGCGGCTATATATCGAGGCGCTTACGGGCCGCGAGGTCGAGATAGCACCGCAATCGGCAATGCCGCAGGAGTCGCGAATCGGCGACGGCAAGACCATTTATCTGCCGAACGCAATAGCAGAATTTGATACAGAGGAAAAAGACTTCCGGCTCTACAAGGTGCTCGCGGCCTATGGTGCCGGGCAGATCGAGTTTGGCACATTTGCAAAGGACACTACCGAACTAAAGGCAGCTTTCACCGACCTAGCCGATCTTTACTCCGCGACCGCTGAACAGATAGACGCATTTTCGCTTGCTGGTTATATCGAGGACGTCCAGAAGGGCGAACGGGCACTGACTGATGAGGAGATAAGCGCTGAGATAAAACGCAAACGGACTGCCCTCCCGAAAAATTCAGACTACCGAGCGGTGCTGAACATTTTTCCCGAGCCGCGGCTCGCACGCAGGGTCTTTACGACGATGGAGAACGCGCGGATCGACGGATTGCTTCGGCGAAACTACCGCGGGCTGAGGAAAGACCTTGACCTGATGCAGGCGTTTCTGCAAAAGAGCCGGCCCTTCATCTTCGACGTGCCCTATCCTCAGGTACCGTTCGAGTTGTTGTTTCAGATAACGCTCTGCGGCGGGGCGACCGATGATGCCCGGAGCTTTTACGGGCAGATCGTATCAGAGATAGAAACCGTGGTGGAGAGCTATGTCCGCGGGACGCATGCAAAAGACGCAAAACCTCCGACGGTCGCTGATTCGCTTTTTGCGACTAGCCGCGTTTATAACCTTTTCCAGAACATTACACCCGAGCAGGTGCAGGAAGCGGAAAGCGAAGAACCGGACGAAAAGAGCGACTTTGCCTATGAAGACAAGCTCGCTGAAGAGGCGATCACCGAGGATAAGGCGAAGCGCGACGAGCGGCCGCAGACGATGCAGGACCTTCGCGACCTTTTCAACGCATGGAACAGCGACGAGGAGGACGGAGAGCCCGACGACCTTCAGGGCTCAGAGGCGTGGTCAAGCAATGAAATGCCGGAGATTCCGCTCGAACCGGGCGACGAGGCGTTTGCCTATGACGAATGGGACCGCGAGCTAAGTGATTATCGCGTCGGGTGGAGCCGTGTTATCGAAAAGCGGGTAAAGCAGGGCGATCGCACATTCGTCGAGCTCGCCCGGTCGCGATATCGCGGAGTGATATCATCCATCAGGCATCAGTTTCAGTTGATGAAACCGGAGAACCTTACGAAGATCAATCGCGAGCTTGATGGCGAAGATTATGACCTTAACGCATTGGTCGATTTTGTCATCGACCGAAAAGCTGACGGTCGGCAGTCCGAAAACATCTATACAAAGCGGCTCCGGCGTCAGCGTGATGTCGCGGTCTCGCTCTTGCTTGACCAATCATCATCGACCGCCCGGACGATCACGCGAAATCCGCTGCAGCCTTACACCTATCCTGGACGCCGGATCATCGAGATAGAAAAAGAGGGCCTTGTGCTCATGAGCGAAGCGCTTGAGGCGGTCGGCGATGTTTACTCGATCAATGGATTTACTAGCGAGGGCCGGCGAAACGTTAAGTTCTATGTAGTCAAGGACTTTGACGAGAAATACTCTGCCGAAACCGAGCGACGTATCGGCGGGATCACTTTTCAAAACAATACTCGACTTGGGGCCGCGATCCGCCACGCCGCACATAAACTGCTCCGGCAGGAGAATCGCACGAAGCTGCTTTTGATCCTTACCGACGGCCGGCCCTACGACCATGACTACGGCGATGCCCGCTACGCCCGCGAGGACGTCCGCGAGGCTCTGATCGAGGCGAAAACGAACGGCATCACGCCCTTTTGCATCACCATCGACCGCGAGTCCGAGGCCGAACTCCGCGACCTCTACGGTGACGTCGGCTACACCATTATCGACGACGTTCTCTCGCTCCCAGAGCGGATGCCGAATATCTACCGGCGGCTGACGAGTTGA
- a CDS encoding DUF2202 domain-containing protein, with the protein MAIAIYQQVNREFNDPRPFVNIVRAEMRHADMLKALFTKYGMEIPENPWPGNVPTYKSVAEACKAGVEAEILNRDLYTRLFKTTERQDILDTYRALQRASEENHLPAFQRCGGGGGGRGPGMGRGPRGNG; encoded by the coding sequence ATGGCAATTGCCATCTATCAACAGGTCAACCGCGAGTTCAACGACCCGCGGCCGTTCGTCAACATCGTCCGGGCCGAGATGAGGCATGCCGATATGCTAAAGGCACTATTCACGAAATACGGTATGGAGATACCGGAGAACCCGTGGCCGGGCAATGTGCCGACCTACAAGTCGGTAGCCGAGGCATGCAAAGCGGGCGTTGAAGCCGAGATCTTGAACCGTGATCTTTATACGCGACTATTCAAGACGACCGAACGGCAGGACATTCTCGACACATATCGGGCGCTGCAGCGGGCTTCCGAGGAAAACCACCTGCCGGCGTTTCAACGATGCGGCGGTGGAGGTGGCGGACGTGGCCCGGGGATGGGACGAGGCCCACGCGGAAACGGATAA
- a CDS encoding FHA domain-containing protein yields MDVTLHITAPYDSRSVAVENEVSIGRTELADVVIDDTGLSKKNTTFFVDDGELWVADEGSTNGTFVNGAKVEGRPRVVRSGDEVTLGSGTTIRVEIAGAAISAVSPAAEVRQTPPAEPVFQESGSPPSAPPAKSGVPMMLVASGIFTFIILLFGGAALLFIAPWEEPGPTRPGGGSRVTASALIPVRVIDPLGGEDENDLDDLISSWEVAEDELVASDVSDIKVVSPEAEEAELNVSATFLADRQRLALEGRPPVNINPPGLNVPKELRGDGVIKQKRKLAEMRSGGYRQPLDFADLAEKRMSREFLEMPMAKESYYLDVGGSAQDKQFSSFSFSEGVSEIVPGHPKYETLKRLADNFAGQKYDLNIAGDRKQIRRRLLRMFQPPAKPILEELALAYFQQYKRPLRVTSLTRSMDYQILLNQGNANSFVVRGEGSLPPHTSGAAFDLARKHMPVDEQNFLMQKMAEMEQAGRLDALIEYGVNSCFHVFIYHDGKPPNALNLYENQYENFPFLTSLRRTGRDEDEHIH; encoded by the coding sequence GTGGACGTAACTCTACACATTACCGCGCCCTATGACAGCCGGTCGGTCGCGGTCGAGAATGAGGTCTCGATCGGCCGGACGGAGCTTGCCGATGTTGTAATTGACGACACCGGACTCTCAAAAAAGAACACGACGTTTTTCGTTGATGATGGCGAGCTCTGGGTTGCGGATGAGGGCTCGACCAACGGCACGTTCGTTAACGGAGCAAAGGTCGAAGGGCGGCCTCGTGTTGTTCGGAGCGGCGACGAGGTGACGCTCGGGAGCGGCACAACGATCCGCGTCGAGATCGCAGGTGCGGCCATTTCTGCCGTGAGTCCGGCTGCCGAGGTGCGACAAACGCCGCCTGCCGAACCGGTCTTTCAGGAATCAGGGTCTCCGCCGTCTGCCCCGCCGGCCAAGAGCGGTGTACCGATGATGCTCGTAGCTTCGGGCATTTTCACTTTTATCATCTTACTTTTTGGCGGGGCCGCCTTACTTTTTATAGCGCCGTGGGAAGAACCGGGCCCGACACGTCCGGGAGGCGGTTCGCGTGTAACGGCATCGGCCCTTATTCCGGTCCGCGTCATCGATCCGCTTGGCGGCGAGGACGAGAACGATCTCGACGATCTGATCTCTTCTTGGGAGGTTGCCGAGGACGAACTTGTTGCTTCAGACGTTTCGGACATCAAGGTCGTATCCCCTGAAGCTGAAGAAGCTGAGCTGAACGTTTCGGCTACGTTTCTGGCCGACCGTCAGCGGCTTGCGCTTGAGGGCCGCCCGCCCGTCAATATCAATCCGCCTGGGCTCAATGTGCCGAAAGAGCTTAGAGGCGACGGTGTGATAAAGCAGAAGCGAAAGCTGGCGGAAATGAGAAGCGGTGGCTACCGCCAGCCACTGGATTTTGCCGATCTTGCCGAAAAGCGCATGAGCCGCGAGTTTTTAGAGATGCCGATGGCGAAGGAAAGTTATTACCTCGATGTAGGTGGTTCGGCCCAGGACAAGCAGTTCTCATCTTTCAGCTTCAGCGAAGGAGTTTCGGAAATAGTCCCCGGCCATCCGAAATATGAAACGCTCAAACGGCTCGCGGACAACTTTGCCGGACAGAAATACGACCTCAACATTGCGGGCGATAGAAAACAGATTCGGCGGCGACTCCTCCGAATGTTTCAGCCGCCCGCAAAGCCGATCCTGGAAGAGCTTGCCCTTGCGTATTTTCAACAGTACAAACGTCCTCTTCGCGTGACCTCGCTCACGCGCTCGATGGATTATCAGATCCTTTTGAATCAGGGAAACGCCAATTCTTTTGTGGTTCGTGGCGAGGGATCGCTCCCGCCGCACACTTCGGGAGCCGCCTTCGACCTCGCCCGCAAGCATATGCCTGTGGACGAACAGAATTTCCTGATGCAGAAGATGGCCGAGATGGAGCAAGCGGGACGACTCGATGCCCTGATCGAATACGGCGTCAATTCCTGCTTCCACGTCTTCATTTATCATGACGGGAAGCCGCCTAATGCGCTGAACCTTTACGAGAATCAGTACGAGAACTTTCCATTCCTGACCTCGCTCCGCCGAACCGGCCGTGACGAGGATGAGCACATCCATTAA
- a CDS encoding rhodanese-like domain-containing protein: MSECTVVGLKEQLENGEIHLVDVREQVEFAGGRVSGASLLPLGELEERHQELDHSKPIYVMCRTGRRSSEAQARLKAMGFTNVVNVVGGLEAWKKEDLPIERDEHAPWSIERQVRFAAGLLVFTGVVLTLLVHPWFIALAGFVGFGLAFTAVIDWCGMGLLIARMPWNKRVA, translated from the coding sequence ATGAGCGAATGTACTGTAGTGGGACTTAAGGAACAGTTGGAGAACGGCGAGATACACCTCGTCGATGTCCGCGAGCAGGTAGAGTTTGCGGGCGGAAGGGTCTCGGGGGCGAGCCTTCTGCCGCTTGGCGAACTCGAGGAACGGCATCAGGAGCTTGACCACTCAAAGCCGATCTATGTGATGTGCCGGACGGGCAGGCGGTCTTCGGAAGCGCAAGCCAGGCTAAAGGCGATGGGGTTCACCAACGTCGTCAACGTGGTCGGCGGCCTCGAGGCCTGGAAGAAAGAAGATCTGCCGATCGAACGCGATGAGCACGCTCCGTGGTCGATCGAGCGCCAGGTGCGGTTTGCCGCGGGGCTTCTGGTCTTCACCGGCGTGGTGCTGACCTTGTTAGTGCATCCATGGTTCATTGCACTTGCTGGCTTCGTAGGGTTTGGGTTGGCCTTTACGGCGGTGATCGACTGGTGCGGCATGGGCTTGCTGATCGCAAGGATGCCGTGGAACAAACGAGTAGCTTAA
- a CDS encoding DUF302 domain-containing protein, which translates to MTNNSEYGIKRELALTFDEALEKTKDALKTEGFGVLTEIDLKAKFKEKLEKEFGNYIILGACNPKYAFEALGKDMDLGLLLPCNVVVYEENGATVVAAIDAKKMLSVTGRNELDEFAGDVNAMLRRAIESI; encoded by the coding sequence ATGACCAACAATAGCGAATACGGAATTAAACGCGAGCTCGCACTTACCTTTGACGAGGCTCTGGAAAAAACAAAAGATGCTCTTAAAACTGAAGGCTTTGGAGTGCTGACTGAGATCGACCTTAAGGCCAAGTTCAAAGAAAAGCTTGAGAAAGAGTTCGGCAATTACATTATCCTTGGAGCCTGCAATCCAAAGTACGCGTTTGAAGCTCTGGGAAAAGATATGGATCTCGGGCTCTTGCTTCCGTGTAATGTTGTCGTTTATGAGGAAAACGGTGCTACCGTTGTTGCGGCCATCGACGCAAAGAAGATGTTGTCCGTTACCGGCCGCAACGAGCTCGATGAATTCGCCGGTGATGTGAACGCGATGCTTCGGCGTGCGATCGAGAGCATCTGA
- a CDS encoding spermidine synthase, whose protein sequence is MSVKELGFQQTPLGELTLRQRAEPRLGGLEVFEVKLGDEYLMSSLFTESERQLATLGLAPLTGDLNVVIGGLGLGYTAAEALKDTNVSSLVVIDLFQAVIDWHHAGLVPNGELLAGDPRCELRQGDFFELARTGFDASAPERKFDAVLLDIDHSPEHHLDRGNASLYTFEGLTSVKDQLKPNGTFAFWSNDRASIAFTERLREVFATAEAHDVEFPNPYTGATSVNSVYVAQKNGPLKS, encoded by the coding sequence ATGAGCGTTAAAGAACTCGGATTCCAGCAGACACCTCTCGGCGAGCTAACGCTTCGCCAAAGGGCCGAACCGCGATTGGGTGGTTTGGAAGTGTTTGAGGTCAAGCTTGGCGATGAATACTTGATGTCGAGCCTGTTCACCGAGAGCGAACGGCAGCTTGCGACGCTTGGACTCGCACCTCTCACCGGCGATCTCAATGTCGTAATCGGCGGCTTGGGGCTTGGCTATACAGCCGCCGAGGCCTTAAAGGACACGAATGTTTCCAGCCTGGTCGTCATCGATCTCTTTCAGGCCGTTATCGACTGGCACCACGCCGGCCTCGTTCCAAATGGAGAATTGCTCGCGGGTGATCCGCGATGCGAACTCCGCCAGGGTGACTTCTTTGAGCTGGCCCGCACCGGCTTTGATGCCTCGGCACCCGAGCGAAAGTTTGACGCTGTCTTGCTCGACATCGACCATTCCCCTGAGCATCATCTCGACCGCGGCAACGCGTCTCTCTATACCTTTGAGGGGCTTACCTCTGTCAAAGATCAACTAAAACCCAACGGCACCTTTGCCTTTTGGTCAAACGACCGTGCCAGCATTGCCTTCACCGAAAGACTCCGCGAAGTGTTCGCCACCGCTGAGGCCCACGATGTCGAATTCCCAAATCCCTACACCGGAGCAACCTCGGTGAATTCTGTTTACGTCGCCCAAAAGAATGGCCCGCTGAAAAGCTAA
- a CDS encoding VIT1/CCC1 transporter family protein yields the protein MTNLEHEHTREAIAARIAGASHNYVRDFIYGGVDGAVTTFAVVSGVAGAELSTKIVLILGFANLVADGFSMAASNFLGTRAEIDDYHRIEEIEHRHIELEPEGEREEVREIYRAKGFEGTELETAVELITSDKNRWVKTMMTEEYGLPAEIRSPWLAAGSTFSAFVVCGLVPLVPYLLGWGSSFLVACVMTGVTFFLIGSFKSRWSTHSWYRSGLETLFVGALAASLAYGVGVLLKGIAG from the coding sequence GTGACGAACCTGGAACACGAACACACCCGAGAGGCGATCGCGGCCCGGATTGCCGGCGCGAGCCACAACTACGTCCGGGATTTTATCTATGGCGGAGTTGACGGGGCCGTGACGACCTTTGCTGTTGTCTCCGGAGTGGCCGGTGCCGAGCTTTCGACCAAGATCGTGCTGATCCTCGGATTTGCGAATCTGGTTGCGGACGGCTTTTCGATGGCCGCGAGCAACTTTCTCGGCACGCGTGCAGAGATAGATGACTACCACCGGATCGAGGAGATCGAGCATCGGCACATCGAGCTCGAGCCGGAAGGCGAACGCGAAGAGGTCCGCGAGATCTACCGAGCGAAAGGCTTTGAAGGCACCGAGCTCGAAACGGCGGTCGAGCTCATCACCTCCGATAAGAACCGCTGGGTGAAGACGATGATGACCGAGGAATACGGCCTGCCGGCAGAGATACGCTCGCCCTGGCTCGCCGCCGGGAGCACGTTCAGTGCGTTCGTCGTCTGCGGCCTCGTTCCGCTCGTCCCGTATCTTCTCGGGTGGGGATCGTCGTTCTTGGTCGCCTGTGTGATGACGGGAGTTACATTCTTTCTGATCGGATCTTTCAAGAGCCGTTGGTCGACCCACTCGTGGTACCGCTCGGGGCTCGAAACACTTTTCGTCGGAGCCTTAGCAGCAAGCCTTGCGTATGGCGTCGGAGTGCTGCTGAAAGGCATCGCTGGTTAG
- a CDS encoding MBL fold metallo-hydrolase, with protein sequence MKFKQFYLGCLAHASYYIGSGEEAAIIDPQRDVQQYIDEAEANGQKIKYVIETHSHADFVSGHLELAAKTGAEIIYGQRANTEFPTLKVKDGDTLNVGAIELKFLETPGHTPEGITILAKNSENAEAPVKMFTGDTLFIGDVGRPDLIGSKGFTAEQMGAMLYDSLHEKILPLPDETEVYPAHGAGSLCGKSLSKETWSTLGEQRKFNYALKPMTKEEFIKVVASDQPEVPAYFPVSASQNLKGSASLDDLPKPAALSTNEIIDFDGIVVDVRQNTEFGAGHVPNSINIGLGGQFASWAGTLIPIGTPVAIVAETQEQVDEAFMRLARVGIETTKGFILISDFTAEKKTVEQIPVDKVKEAVATDDVQFVDVRRPAEHANGHAAGTLNLPLDRLAREIDMLNPDLPTYVICQSGYRSSLGTSILENAGFKEIYNVTGGTKAWMEAEFPTDVLATACANS encoded by the coding sequence ATGAAATTCAAGCAGTTTTACTTGGGATGTTTGGCACACGCTTCGTACTACATCGGCTCGGGCGAGGAAGCCGCGATCATCGATCCGCAGCGTGACGTCCAGCAGTATATCGACGAGGCAGAGGCCAACGGACAAAAGATAAAGTACGTGATCGAAACGCACTCACACGCCGACTTCGTCAGCGGCCATCTGGAGCTTGCGGCCAAGACCGGAGCTGAGATCATCTACGGCCAGCGGGCAAACACAGAGTTCCCAACCCTCAAGGTAAAGGACGGCGACACGCTGAACGTTGGAGCGATCGAGCTCAAGTTTCTTGAAACACCCGGCCACACGCCCGAGGGAATTACGATACTTGCAAAGAACTCGGAAAATGCCGAGGCACCAGTAAAGATGTTTACCGGGGATACTCTCTTTATCGGCGACGTTGGCCGGCCGGACCTGATCGGCTCAAAGGGCTTCACCGCCGAACAGATGGGCGCGATGCTCTACGATTCGCTCCACGAAAAGATCCTTCCGCTGCCCGATGAGACCGAGGTCTATCCGGCCCACGGAGCGGGCTCGCTCTGCGGCAAATCGCTCTCAAAGGAAACGTGGTCAACGCTCGGCGAGCAGCGAAAGTTTAACTACGCCCTCAAGCCGATGACCAAGGAAGAATTCATCAAGGTGGTCGCATCCGACCAGCCCGAGGTGCCGGCATATTTCCCGGTCAGCGCTTCGCAGAATCTAAAAGGTTCCGCATCGCTCGACGACCTGCCAAAACCGGCGGCTCTCTCGACCAACGAGATCATCGATTTCGACGGCATTGTTGTTGATGTACGGCAGAACACCGAATTCGGTGCGGGCCATGTGCCAAATTCGATCAACATCGGGCTCGGTGGCCAGTTCGCCTCGTGGGCAGGAACGCTGATCCCGATCGGAACGCCGGTCGCGATCGTCGCCGAAACGCAAGAACAAGTGGACGAGGCATTTATGCGGCTGGCTCGCGTCGGTATCGAGACGACGAAAGGCTTTATTCTCATCAGCGATTTCACCGCAGAGAAGAAAACGGTCGAACAGATCCCGGTAGATAAGGTCAAGGAAGCGGTCGCCACCGACGATGTTCAGTTCGTCGATGTCCGCAGGCCGGCGGAGCACGCCAACGGCCACGCCGCGGGCACGCTCAATCTTCCGCTTGATCGGCTGGCACGTGAGATCGACATGCTCAATCCCGATCTTCCGACCTACGTTATTTGCCAGAGCGGCTACCGCTCGAGCCTCGGGACCAGCATCCTGGAGAACGCCGGATTCAAGGAGATCTATAACGTAACGGGCGGAACGAAAGCTTGGATGGAGGCTGAATTTCCGACCGATGTTCTGGCAACAGCCTGTGCGAATTCATAA
- a CDS encoding sulfite exporter TauE/SafE family protein, with product MDILAYIFAAVIGISLGLIGAGGSILTVPVLVYLAGVDPVLATAYSLFVVGSTALVGGIQNSIRKLVDFKIAFLFGIPSIIAVYVTRAWIMPAIPDTIGSADFGVSKGTGLLLLFALLMIATSWSMIRGGVEAPAVEGAIEPDGSHHFGLILAEGAGVGTLTGLVGAGGGFLIIPALVLFAKLDMKRAVGTSLFIIAMKSLLGFTGDLQAGMPIEWPFLLGFTAASVSGIFIGSWLNKYIAGHRLKTAFGWFVLVMGIYMIVRETIFA from the coding sequence ATGGACATCCTCGCTTACATATTCGCGGCCGTGATCGGCATTTCGCTCGGATTGATCGGAGCGGGCGGCAGCATTCTAACCGTTCCGGTCCTGGTTTATCTTGCCGGAGTTGACCCTGTTCTTGCGACAGCGTATTCGCTGTTCGTTGTGGGTTCGACCGCCCTCGTCGGGGGCATCCAGAACTCGATCCGTAAACTGGTCGATTTTAAGATCGCATTCCTGTTCGGCATCCCGTCGATCATTGCGGTCTATGTGACCAGGGCTTGGATCATGCCGGCTATTCCGGACACGATCGGCTCGGCAGACTTTGGTGTTTCTAAAGGTACGGGGCTTCTATTGCTCTTCGCCTTGCTCATGATCGCCACATCGTGGTCGATGATCCGCGGCGGAGTTGAAGCTCCGGCAGTTGAAGGTGCGATCGAACCGGATGGATCACACCACTTCGGCCTCATCTTGGCGGAAGGGGCTGGGGTCGGAACGCTGACCGGCCTTGTCGGTGCGGGCGGCGGTTTTCTGATCATCCCGGCTTTGGTGCTTTTTGCCAAGCTGGATATGAAGAGGGCGGTCGGAACGTCGCTCTTTATCATAGCGATGAAGTCGCTGCTTGGCTTTACCGGCGACCTGCAGGCCGGCATGCCGATAGAGTGGCCGTTCTTGCTCGGCTTTACAGCTGCGTCGGTCTCCGGCATTTTCATCGGGTCGTGGCTCAACAAGTATATCGCCGGACACCGGCTCAAGACCGCATTTGGGTGGTTCGTACTTGTGATGGGCATTTACATGATCGTCCGCGAGACGATCTTCGCGTAG
- a CDS encoding ATP phosphoribosyltransferase, with amino-acid sequence MKLKIAIQKQGKLAEGSTALLKKCGIGFSNGQGKLRAEAEDFPLELFFLRDDDIPDYVADGVADLGIVGENILAESPKPVDVVEKLGFGRCRLSIAVPKAFEYRDAADLSGLRIATSYPRILIEFLSTHSVTAEIHEISGSVEIAPSIGLADAVCDLVSSGSTLFSNGLREIETVMRSEAVLISRRGIGGDEAALLDQLLFRIRSVLAAERNKYILLNAPNEKVAEIASLLPGIKSPTVMPLAEPGWVSLHSVIGEHDFWEVVENLKAAGAEGILVLSIDQMIK; translated from the coding sequence ATGAAATTAAAGATCGCAATACAAAAACAAGGCAAATTGGCTGAGGGCTCGACCGCTCTGCTCAAGAAGTGCGGGATCGGTTTCTCGAACGGCCAAGGTAAGCTGCGTGCCGAAGCGGAAGACTTCCCGCTCGAGCTTTTCTTCCTGCGGGATGACGATATCCCGGATTACGTCGCTGACGGCGTCGCAGATCTCGGCATTGTCGGTGAAAACATTCTTGCCGAGAGTCCCAAGCCGGTCGATGTTGTTGAGAAACTCGGGTTCGGCCGCTGCCGTCTTTCGATCGCCGTTCCAAAGGCGTTCGAATACAGAGATGCGGCGGACCTCAGCGGACTTCGTATTGCCACAAGCTATCCGCGAATTCTCATTGAGTTTCTCTCGACCCATTCTGTAACGGCGGAGATCCACGAGATCAGCGGCTCGGTTGAGATAGCACCGTCGATCGGACTAGCAGATGCCGTCTGCGACCTTGTCAGCTCCGGCAGCACGCTATTTTCGAACGGGCTCCGGGAGATCGAGACCGTCATGAGATCGGAGGCGGTGCTCATCTCCCGCCGCGGTATTGGCGGCGATGAAGCAGCACTTCTTGATCAGTTGCTGTTTCGAATACGAAGCGTTCTTGCCGCCGAGCGAAACAAATATATTCTTCTTAATGCACCAAATGAGAAAGTGGCGGAGATCGCTTCGCTGCTACCGGGCATAAAAAGCCCGACCGTTATGCCGCTCGCCGAGCCCGGCTGGGTCTCGCTGCATTCCGTTATAGGCGAGCACGATTTTTGGGAAGTAGTGGAGAACCTGAAGGCGGCCGGAGCGGAGGGCATCCTTGTGCTCTCGATCGATCAAATGATCAAGTGA